In one Lysobacter alkalisoli genomic region, the following are encoded:
- a CDS encoding indolepyruvate ferredoxin oxidoreductase family protein, with translation MTSTSELSDPASANTSLTNGVTDPDYTLEHKYTRETGRIYLSGVQALVRLPLMQRLRDQAAGLDTAGFVSGYRGSPLGGFDLELWRARKHLEAAKVKFQPGLNEDLGATMVWGTQQTNLFPGARHDGVFGMWYGKGPGVDRCGDVFKHANAAGTSPHGGVLALAADDHACRSSTLPHGSEHEFVSAMMPVLNPAGVQDILDMGLIGWAMSRYTGRWVGFKTIAETVESSASVDVNPLALQIVTPDDFELPPGGLNIRWPDPPMDQEMRLHQYAVKAAQAFARANRLDRVVIDSPNPRLGIVTTGKSYLDVLQALEYLGLDERACAELGIRVYKVGMTWPLEPVGIRAFARGLQDILVVEEKHAFIESQMKELFYNFDFELGHGQRPSIVGKYDEAGEWILPSTSELTPARIAGVIARRIQKFHDSEQMREVLRWMEQKESALALPRAQFPRVPHYCSGCPHNTSTVVPEGSRALGGIGCHYMVTWMDRSTDTFTHMGGEGVTWAGQAAFTDTPHVFQNLGDGTYFHSGSLAIRQSIAAGVNITYKILYNDAVAMTGGQPVDGTLSVPQIAQQVRSEGVHTIVVVSDDITKWRKRELFPNDVEFFDRKELDAVQKRLREVKGVSVLIYDQVCATEKRRRRKRGKMVDPAKRVVVNSLVCEGCGDCGKKSFCVSVLPKETEFGRKREIDQSNCNKDFSCVNGFCPSFVTVEGGDLKKKKAAASAKDRLNDLPMPQLASLDQPWNILITGVGGTGVVTIGALLGMAGHLEGKGATVLDQTGLAQKGGAVTTHIRIAKTPEDIHAVRIAAGEADLVLGCDMVVVNDYWALSKIREGRSRVVLNSYEAMPGTFTTRPDMEFPANDIIQAITTAMGDGAPHVVDATQVATALLGNAIGSNLFLLGYAWQLGLVPITFDALMRAVELNGAAIEMNKTAFAWGRLAAIDLPAVLAAAGIAPSAPAAEHANVLPMLEPGAWESTEWGATSAPRISRDEDELRHLKNAFGDARSDADSVAFLPLDDERLSRSLDELIARRVAFLTDYQDAAYAARYSSFVSRVRDAEQGKAPGSTDLTEAVARYAFKLMAYKDEYEVARLYTSGEFKRRLEQQFDGDYKLKFHLAPPLLAKKNDKGELVKGEYGPWVFTAFKWLAKLRRLRGGRLDIFGYTEERKMERQLIGDYVWTIESLLPQLDAGNVALAAEIASIPEHIRGYGHVKEAHLAKAKAREAELLAEWKNPLRVVQVA, from the coding sequence ATGACCAGCACGTCCGAACTTTCCGATCCGGCCTCGGCCAACACCTCGCTGACCAATGGCGTGACCGACCCGGATTACACGCTGGAGCACAAGTACACGCGCGAGACCGGGCGCATCTACCTGTCCGGGGTGCAGGCGCTCGTGCGGCTGCCGCTGATGCAGCGGCTGCGCGACCAGGCAGCCGGGCTGGATACGGCCGGCTTCGTGTCCGGCTACCGCGGCTCGCCGCTGGGCGGGTTCGACCTGGAGCTGTGGCGGGCGCGCAAGCACCTTGAGGCGGCGAAGGTGAAGTTCCAGCCGGGCCTCAACGAGGACCTGGGCGCGACCATGGTCTGGGGCACCCAGCAGACCAACCTGTTCCCGGGCGCCAGGCACGATGGCGTGTTCGGCATGTGGTACGGCAAGGGCCCGGGCGTGGACCGCTGCGGCGACGTGTTCAAGCACGCCAACGCGGCCGGCACCTCGCCGCACGGGGGCGTGCTGGCGCTGGCCGCCGACGACCATGCCTGTCGCAGCTCGACCCTGCCGCACGGCTCCGAACACGAGTTCGTCAGCGCGATGATGCCGGTGCTGAACCCGGCCGGGGTGCAGGACATCCTCGACATGGGCCTGATCGGCTGGGCGATGAGCCGCTACACCGGGCGTTGGGTCGGCTTCAAGACGATCGCCGAGACGGTGGAGTCGTCGGCCTCGGTCGACGTCAACCCGCTGGCGCTGCAGATCGTCACCCCGGACGACTTCGAGCTGCCGCCGGGCGGGCTCAACATCCGCTGGCCGGACCCGCCGATGGACCAGGAGATGCGCCTGCACCAGTACGCGGTGAAGGCGGCGCAGGCGTTCGCGCGCGCGAACCGGCTCGATCGCGTGGTGATCGACTCGCCGAACCCGCGGCTGGGCATCGTCACCACCGGCAAGAGCTACCTGGACGTGCTGCAGGCGCTGGAATACCTCGGGCTCGACGAGCGCGCCTGCGCCGAGCTGGGCATCCGCGTCTACAAGGTCGGCATGACCTGGCCGCTGGAGCCGGTCGGCATCCGTGCGTTCGCGCGCGGGCTGCAGGACATCCTGGTGGTCGAGGAGAAGCACGCCTTCATCGAGAGCCAGATGAAGGAGCTGTTCTACAACTTCGACTTCGAGCTTGGGCATGGCCAGCGGCCAAGCATCGTCGGCAAGTACGACGAGGCCGGCGAGTGGATCCTGCCCTCGACCTCGGAGCTGACCCCGGCGCGCATCGCCGGCGTGATCGCGCGGCGCATCCAGAAATTCCACGACAGCGAACAGATGCGCGAGGTGCTGCGCTGGATGGAACAGAAGGAGTCGGCGCTGGCGCTGCCGCGGGCGCAGTTCCCGCGCGTGCCGCACTACTGCTCGGGCTGCCCGCACAACACCTCCACCGTGGTGCCGGAGGGCTCGCGCGCGCTCGGCGGCATCGGCTGCCACTACATGGTCACCTGGATGGACCGCAGCACCGACACCTTCACCCACATGGGCGGCGAAGGCGTGACCTGGGCCGGGCAGGCGGCGTTCACCGATACGCCGCACGTGTTCCAGAACCTCGGCGACGGCACCTACTTCCACTCCGGCTCGCTGGCGATCCGCCAGTCGATCGCCGCCGGCGTGAACATCACCTACAAGATCCTCTACAACGACGCGGTCGCGATGACCGGCGGCCAACCGGTCGACGGCACCCTGAGCGTGCCGCAGATCGCGCAGCAGGTCCGCAGCGAGGGCGTGCATACGATCGTGGTGGTGTCGGACGACATCACCAAGTGGCGCAAGCGCGAGCTGTTCCCGAACGATGTGGAGTTCTTCGACCGCAAGGAGCTCGACGCGGTGCAGAAGCGCCTGCGCGAGGTCAAGGGCGTGAGCGTGCTGATCTACGACCAGGTCTGCGCGACCGAGAAGCGCCGCCGCCGCAAGCGCGGCAAGATGGTCGACCCGGCCAAGCGCGTGGTGGTGAACTCGCTGGTCTGCGAGGGCTGCGGCGACTGCGGCAAGAAGTCGTTCTGCGTGTCGGTGCTGCCGAAGGAGACCGAGTTCGGCCGCAAGCGCGAGATCGACCAGAGCAACTGCAACAAGGACTTTTCCTGCGTCAACGGTTTCTGCCCGAGCTTCGTCACCGTCGAGGGCGGTGACCTGAAGAAGAAGAAAGCGGCGGCCTCGGCCAAGGATCGCCTCAACGACCTGCCGATGCCGCAGCTGGCGTCGCTCGACCAGCCCTGGAACATCCTGATCACCGGCGTCGGCGGTACCGGCGTGGTCACGATCGGCGCGCTGCTCGGCATGGCCGGCCACCTGGAGGGCAAGGGCGCGACCGTGCTCGACCAGACCGGGCTGGCGCAGAAGGGCGGCGCGGTCACGACGCACATCCGCATCGCCAAGACGCCCGAGGACATCCACGCCGTGCGCATCGCCGCCGGCGAGGCCGACCTGGTGCTGGGCTGCGACATGGTGGTGGTCAACGATTACTGGGCGCTGTCGAAGATCCGCGAGGGCCGCAGCCGGGTCGTGCTCAACAGCTACGAGGCGATGCCGGGCACCTTCACCACCCGCCCGGACATGGAGTTTCCGGCCAACGACATCATCCAGGCGATCACTACTGCCATGGGTGACGGGGCGCCGCACGTGGTCGACGCGACCCAGGTCGCGACCGCCCTGCTCGGCAATGCGATCGGCAGCAACCTGTTCCTGCTCGGCTATGCCTGGCAGCTGGGCCTGGTGCCGATCACCTTCGACGCGCTGATGCGTGCGGTCGAGCTCAACGGCGCTGCGATCGAGATGAACAAGACCGCGTTCGCCTGGGGCCGGCTGGCCGCGATCGACCTGCCTGCGGTGCTCGCCGCTGCCGGCATCGCGCCGAGCGCGCCGGCGGCCGAACACGCCAACGTGTTGCCGATGCTGGAGCCGGGCGCATGGGAGAGCACCGAATGGGGCGCGACCTCGGCGCCGCGCATCAGCCGTGACGAGGACGAGTTGCGCCATCTGAAGAATGCCTTCGGCGATGCCCGGTCCGATGCCGACAGCGTCGCCTTCCTGCCGCTCGACGACGAGCGCCTGTCGCGTTCGCTCGACGAACTGATCGCGCGCCGCGTCGCCTTCCTCACCGACTACCAGGACGCCGCCTACGCTGCGCGCTACAGCAGCTTCGTCAGCCGCGTGCGCGACGCCGAGCAGGGCAAGGCGCCGGGCAGCACCGACCTGACCGAGGCGGTCGCGCGCTATGCGTTCAAGCTGATGGCCTACAAGGACGAGTACGAGGTCGCGCGGCTGTACACCAGCGGCGAGTTCAAGCGCCGGCTGGAGCAGCAGTTCGACGGCGACTACAAGCTCAAGTTCCACCTCGCCCCGCCGCTGCTGGCGAAGAAGAATGACAAGGGCGAGCTGGTCAAGGGCGAGTACGGCCCGTGGGTGTTCACCGCGTTCAAGTGGCTGGCGAAGTTGCGCAGGCTGCGCGGCGGCCGCCTGGACATCTTCGGCTACACCGAGGAGCGGAAGATGGAGCGGCAGCTGATCGGCGACTACGTGTGGACGATCGAGTCGCTGCTGCCGCAACTCGATGCCGGCAACGTCGCCCTCGCCGCCGAGATCGCCTCGATCCCCGAGCACATCCGCGGCTACGGCCACGTCAAGGAAGCGCACCTGGCCAAGGCCAAGGCCCGCGAGGCCGAACTGCTGGCCGAGTGGAAGAACCCGCTGCGGGTGGTGCAGGTCGCCTAG
- a CDS encoding ComF family protein translates to MSEAVNQNMLRRVYDWIASAGPLWPSRCLVCGEACPGRGRGEAPMSPLEGICPPCARALPWNRHACDRCALPLPAIDAGTTCGACLRRPPPLAACRAVFVYGFPLDRLLPRAKFHKDLAASRQLGRWMAGALEDLLAADERPQAVVPLPLHRGRLRGRGYDQALELTRPLARRLGLPLRDDLLRRVRATAPQSRQDAAGRRRNLRNAFIVPAGVAVPAHVAIVDDVMTTGATLHAAASALRRAGVARVDAWVCARVP, encoded by the coding sequence ATGTCCGAGGCTGTCAACCAGAACATGCTGCGCCGGGTTTACGACTGGATCGCCAGCGCCGGCCCGTTGTGGCCGTCCCGCTGCCTGGTCTGTGGCGAAGCCTGCCCGGGCCGCGGGCGGGGTGAAGCGCCGATGTCGCCGCTGGAGGGCATCTGCCCGCCCTGCGCCCGCGCGCTGCCATGGAACCGCCATGCCTGCGACCGTTGCGCGTTGCCACTGCCGGCCATCGACGCCGGCACCACCTGCGGCGCCTGCCTGCGCCGGCCGCCGCCGCTCGCGGCCTGCCGGGCCGTCTTCGTCTATGGCTTCCCGCTCGACCGGCTGCTGCCGCGGGCGAAGTTCCACAAGGACCTGGCTGCGAGCCGGCAACTTGGCCGGTGGATGGCTGGTGCGCTGGAGGATCTCCTGGCCGCCGACGAACGGCCGCAGGCAGTGGTGCCGTTGCCGCTGCATCGCGGCCGCCTGCGCGGGCGTGGCTACGACCAGGCGCTGGAGTTGACCCGGCCGCTCGCGCGCCGGCTCGGCCTGCCGCTGCGCGACGACCTGCTCAGGCGCGTGCGCGCCACCGCCCCGCAGTCGCGCCAGGATGCCGCCGGCCGTCGCCGCAACCTGCGCAACGCCTTCATCGTGCCGGCCGGAGTGGCCGTGCCGGCACATGTGGCCATCGTCGACGACGTGATGACCACCGGCGCGACCCTGCACGCGGCCGCGAGCGCATTGCGCCGGGCCGGGGTGGCCCGGGTCGATGCCTGGGTCTGCGCGCGGGTGCCCTAG
- the bioB gene encoding biotin synthase BioB, translating into MSAVSASPAPRHEPLRNDWTRGEVRALFELPFPELLHRAASVHRENFDPAEVQVSTLLSVKTGGCPEDCGYCPQAARYHTGVDATKLMSTEAVVEKARQAKAAGASRFCMGAAWRSPKDRDIPKVAAMIREVKALGLETCATLGMLSGEQAGALREAGLDYYNHNLDTAPEFYNEIIHTREFQDRLDTLGHVRDAGMKTCCGGIVGMGESREQRAGLLQTLANLPAHPDSVPINRLVQVEGTPLAGTVELDPFEFVRTIAAARILMPRSMVRLSAGREAMSDELQALCFLAGANSIFYGEKLLTTGNPDTERDMALFQRLGLRPMQIHEQGDNTHGSTVHADIVEAHAIDGQARPCAA; encoded by the coding sequence ATGTCCGCTGTCAGTGCTTCTCCCGCCCCCCGCCACGAGCCGCTCCGCAATGACTGGACGCGTGGCGAGGTCCGCGCCCTGTTCGAGCTGCCGTTCCCGGAGCTGCTGCACCGCGCCGCGAGCGTCCACCGCGAGAATTTCGATCCCGCCGAGGTCCAGGTCAGCACCCTGCTTTCGGTGAAGACCGGCGGCTGTCCGGAGGACTGCGGCTACTGCCCGCAGGCGGCGCGCTACCACACCGGGGTCGATGCGACCAAGCTGATGAGCACCGAGGCGGTGGTCGAGAAGGCCCGCCAGGCCAAGGCCGCCGGCGCAAGCCGCTTCTGCATGGGCGCGGCCTGGCGCTCGCCCAAGGACCGCGACATTCCCAAGGTCGCGGCAATGATCCGCGAGGTGAAGGCGCTCGGGCTGGAGACCTGCGCGACCCTGGGCATGCTGTCGGGCGAGCAGGCCGGCGCGCTGCGCGAGGCCGGGCTGGACTACTACAACCACAACCTCGACACCGCGCCGGAGTTCTACAACGAGATCATCCACACCCGCGAGTTCCAGGACCGCCTGGACACGCTCGGGCACGTGCGCGATGCCGGCATGAAGACCTGCTGCGGCGGCATCGTCGGCATGGGCGAGAGCCGCGAGCAGCGCGCCGGCCTGCTGCAGACCCTGGCCAACCTGCCCGCGCACCCGGACTCGGTCCCGATCAACCGTCTGGTGCAGGTCGAGGGCACGCCGCTGGCCGGCACCGTCGAGCTGGACCCGTTCGAGTTCGTCCGCACGATCGCGGCGGCGCGGATCCTGATGCCGCGCTCGATGGTGCGGCTGTCGGCCGGCCGCGAGGCCATGAGCGACGAGTTGCAGGCGCTTTGCTTCCTCGCCGGGGCCAATTCCATCTTCTACGGCGAGAAATTGCTGACGACCGGTAACCCCGACACCGAGCGCGATATGGCATTGTTCCAACGCTTGGGCCTGCGACCGATGCAGATCCATGAGCAGGGGGACAATACTCATGGCAGTACCGTACATGCCGACATCGTCGAGGCGCATGCGATTGACGGGCAAGCGCGCCCGTGCGCCGCGTGA
- the bioF gene encoding 8-amino-7-oxononanoate synthase, which produces MSRPSWHELVQQARQQRAATQRTRVRRSVSQRDGARCVVDGRNLLNFCSNDYLGLSQHFAVVGALQDAASREGAGGTSSHLVCGHHVLHDALEKELADWIGAPRALLFGSGYLANLAVVQSLLDDESVCVQDRLNHASLIDAARLAGCRLRRYPHADPEGAIRQLRNVPTGMAMLATDGVFSMDGDIAPLRQLALVARVQRALLYVDDAHGVGVVGPDGRGSVAGAKLGIHEVPLQLATLGKALGGHGAVVLGDEDLIGHLAETARPYIYTTALPPAQAAATLAAVKLARSEHWRRDKLAELVARFRERASRVGLELMESDTPIQPVVCGDDVRALAMSKSLEHDGYWVGAIRPPTVPEGRARLRVTLSALHGVGDVDGLVVALERARERSARIMPPAREHTAAN; this is translated from the coding sequence ATGAGCCGTCCGTCCTGGCATGAACTTGTCCAGCAGGCACGCCAACAGCGCGCCGCGACCCAGCGTACCCGCGTGCGCCGCAGCGTCAGCCAGCGCGACGGCGCCCGCTGCGTGGTCGATGGCCGCAACCTGCTGAACTTCTGCAGCAACGACTACCTCGGCCTGTCGCAGCATTTCGCGGTGGTCGGCGCGTTGCAGGACGCGGCCTCGCGCGAGGGCGCCGGCGGCACCAGCTCGCACCTGGTCTGCGGCCACCACGTTCTGCACGATGCGCTGGAGAAGGAACTGGCCGACTGGATCGGCGCGCCGCGCGCGTTGTTATTCGGCAGCGGCTATCTCGCCAACCTCGCGGTGGTGCAGTCACTGCTCGATGACGAGTCGGTGTGCGTGCAGGACCGCCTCAATCACGCCAGCCTGATCGATGCCGCGCGCCTGGCCGGCTGCCGTCTGCGCCGCTATCCGCACGCCGATCCTGAGGGCGCGATCCGGCAGTTGCGCAACGTGCCCACGGGCATGGCGATGCTGGCCACCGATGGCGTGTTCAGCATGGACGGCGACATCGCCCCGCTGCGCCAGCTCGCCCTGGTCGCGCGCGTGCAACGGGCATTGCTGTACGTCGACGATGCGCATGGCGTCGGCGTGGTCGGCCCCGACGGCCGCGGCAGCGTGGCCGGCGCCAAGCTCGGCATTCATGAAGTTCCGCTGCAGCTGGCCACGCTCGGCAAGGCGCTGGGCGGCCATGGCGCCGTGGTGCTCGGCGACGAAGACCTGATCGGCCATCTCGCCGAAACCGCGCGCCCCTACATCTACACCACGGCCTTGCCGCCGGCCCAGGCCGCGGCGACGCTGGCCGCGGTCAAACTCGCCCGCAGCGAGCATTGGCGCCGCGACAAGCTGGCCGAGCTGGTCGCGCGCTTCCGCGAGCGTGCCAGCCGCGTCGGCCTGGAACTGATGGAATCGGACACCCCGATCCAGCCGGTGGTCTGCGGCGACGACGTCCGCGCGCTGGCGATGTCGAAATCGCTGGAACACGACGGCTACTGGGTCGGCGCGATCCGCCCGCCGACCGTGCCCGAAGGCCGCGCCCGGTTGCGGGTCACGCTGTCGGCACTGCATGGCGTCGGCGATGTCGACGGCCTGGTGGTGGCGCTGGAACGGGCCCGCGAACGCAGTGCGCGTATCATGCCGCCCGCACGCGAGCACACCGCAGCAAATTGA
- the bioH gene encoding pimeloyl-ACP methyl ester esterase BioH, producing the protein MHIETRGSGPSLALIHGWAMHGGLFAPLVERLADRHTLHLVDLPGHGHARDSDAPLAPEALASELVGAIPDAVWLGWSLGGQFALRAALDHPETVRGVVMVASSPRFVAGDNWPHGVGPNLFRDFGDALRRDFRGTLEGFLALEALGSASAQEELRDLKAHAFERGEPAERTLHEGLALLDRLDLRDELPRLQVPSLWISGRRDRLVPAGAMPAAAALAPDARSVVIGNAGHAPFLGAADEVAREIDSFMHALPPLPLAGEGRGEGRPHPDLPPQAGEGA; encoded by the coding sequence ATGCATATCGAAACCCGCGGCAGCGGACCTTCGCTGGCGCTGATCCACGGCTGGGCCATGCACGGCGGCCTGTTCGCGCCGCTGGTCGAACGACTCGCCGACCGCCATACCCTGCACCTGGTCGACCTGCCCGGCCACGGCCACGCGCGCGATTCCGATGCGCCGCTGGCGCCGGAAGCGCTCGCATCGGAGCTGGTCGGCGCGATCCCGGACGCGGTCTGGCTGGGCTGGTCGCTGGGCGGCCAGTTCGCCCTGCGCGCCGCGCTCGACCATCCCGAAACGGTGCGCGGCGTGGTCATGGTCGCCAGCTCGCCGCGCTTCGTCGCCGGCGACAATTGGCCGCATGGTGTCGGCCCGAACCTGTTCCGCGATTTCGGCGATGCGCTGCGGCGCGACTTCCGCGGCACGCTGGAAGGCTTCCTCGCACTGGAGGCACTCGGCTCGGCCAGCGCGCAGGAGGAACTGCGCGACCTCAAGGCGCACGCCTTCGAACGCGGCGAACCGGCCGAGCGCACCCTGCACGAGGGCCTGGCCCTGCTCGACCGGCTCGATCTGCGCGATGAACTGCCACGCCTGCAGGTGCCGAGCCTGTGGATCAGCGGTCGCCGCGACCGGCTGGTTCCGGCCGGGGCGATGCCGGCCGCCGCCGCACTGGCACCGGATGCGCGCAGCGTGGTGATCGGCAATGCCGGCCATGCGCCGTTCCTCGGCGCGGCGGATGAAGTGGCGCGCGAGATCGACAGTTTCATGCACGCACTTCCCCCTCTCCCGCTTGCGGGAGAGGGTCGGGGTGAGGGCCGCCCCCATCCCGACCTTCCCCCGCAAGCGGGGGAAGGAGCTTGA
- the bioC gene encoding malonyl-ACP O-methyltransferase BioC, which produces MFDHRQVRRAFSRSAAHYDDAAALQREVASRLMESLDYLADPAVGLTPQCVVDVGCGPGHAAVTMQQRWPKARVIALDLALPMAMAARGHAAELPGAGRPRWLGGARAPEPVCADARALPLADASVDVLFSNLCLQWVEDLPAVFAGFRRVLKPGGLLLVSTFGPDTLYELRGAFAEADEAPHVSLFPSIAQFGDALIAAGFKDPVLDRDEFTRGHPDLADLMRELRTLGATNAMRERRRSLTGRARFARAAQAYEPLRGASGTPHAGQLPATWEVIYAHAWGPPPGAPIRIGDVDEVRLPAHGIPIRRR; this is translated from the coding sequence ATGTTCGACCACCGCCAGGTCCGCCGCGCGTTCTCGCGCTCGGCCGCGCACTACGACGATGCCGCCGCGCTGCAGCGCGAGGTCGCCTCGCGACTGATGGAATCGCTCGACTACCTCGCCGACCCCGCGGTCGGACTGACACCGCAGTGCGTGGTCGATGTCGGCTGCGGCCCCGGCCATGCCGCGGTGACGATGCAGCAGCGTTGGCCGAAGGCGCGGGTGATCGCGCTCGACCTGGCCCTTCCGATGGCCATGGCAGCGCGCGGCCATGCCGCCGAACTGCCCGGCGCCGGCCGTCCGCGCTGGCTCGGCGGCGCACGCGCACCCGAACCGGTCTGCGCCGACGCGCGCGCGCTGCCGCTGGCCGATGCCAGCGTCGACGTGCTGTTCTCCAACCTGTGCCTGCAGTGGGTCGAGGACCTGCCGGCGGTGTTCGCCGGTTTCCGCCGCGTGCTCAAGCCCGGCGGCCTGCTGCTGGTCTCGACCTTCGGCCCGGACACCCTGTACGAACTGCGCGGCGCCTTCGCCGAAGCCGACGAGGCGCCGCACGTGAGCCTGTTCCCGTCGATCGCGCAGTTCGGCGACGCGCTGATCGCGGCCGGCTTCAAGGACCCGGTGCTCGACCGCGACGAGTTCACCCGCGGCCACCCCGATCTCGCCGACCTGATGCGCGAACTGCGCACGCTCGGCGCCACCAACGCGATGCGCGAGCGCCGCCGCAGCCTGACCGGACGCGCCCGCTTCGCCCGCGCCGCGCAGGCCTACGAACCGTTGCGCGGCGCATCCGGCACCCCGCATGCGGGGCAACTGCCGGCGACCTGGGAAGTGATCTACGCCCACGCCTGGGGCCCGCCGCCGGGTGCGCCGATCCGGATCGGCGACGTCGACGAGGTGCGGCTGCCCGCGCACGGCATCCCGATCCGGCGACGCTGA
- a CDS encoding multidrug resistance efflux transporter family protein produces the protein MSSRRTALLAVAIALASALFFTSTYVLNRAAAVDGGHWAWTATLRYLITLPLLWPLMRWQGGAAPVWRAIRAHPGPWLAWSGIGFVLFYTGLTYAAASGPSWLIAGTFQLTVIAGMLCAPFLYKDQRARIPLPALAVGLVVVAGVLLMQFGHGGGALGRDGWIALACVAVAAFAYPLGNRGLLLHLERSGEPLNATQRVFGMTLASQPLWLAIAVYAWSVAGPPSIAQVWLAAGVAVGAGIIATVLFFQATGMVRNEPTALAAAEAMQAAEILFATLFGVLWLGEAWPQGRALGGALLVIAGIVAFSLVAARAAAGNPRATRRLRSDRGA, from the coding sequence ATGTCGAGCCGCCGCACCGCCCTGCTCGCCGTCGCCATCGCCCTGGCCTCGGCGTTGTTCTTCACCAGCACCTACGTGCTCAACCGCGCCGCCGCGGTCGATGGCGGGCACTGGGCGTGGACGGCGACGCTGCGCTACCTGATCACCCTGCCGCTGCTGTGGCCGCTGATGCGCTGGCAGGGCGGCGCGGCGCCGGTGTGGCGGGCGATCCGCGCCCATCCCGGGCCGTGGCTGGCCTGGAGCGGGATCGGCTTCGTGCTGTTCTACACCGGCCTGACCTACGCGGCGGCAAGCGGGCCGTCGTGGTTGATCGCCGGCACCTTCCAGCTGACCGTGATCGCCGGAATGCTGTGCGCGCCGTTCCTCTACAAGGACCAGCGCGCGCGCATACCGCTGCCCGCGCTGGCCGTCGGGCTGGTGGTGGTGGCGGGCGTGCTGTTGATGCAGTTCGGCCACGGCGGCGGCGCGCTCGGCCGCGACGGCTGGATCGCGCTGGCCTGCGTGGCGGTCGCCGCGTTCGCCTACCCGCTCGGTAACCGCGGCCTGCTGCTGCACCTGGAGCGCAGTGGCGAGCCGCTCAACGCGACCCAGCGCGTGTTCGGCATGACCCTGGCCAGCCAGCCGTTGTGGCTGGCGATCGCCGTGTACGCGTGGAGCGTGGCCGGACCGCCGTCGATCGCACAGGTGTGGCTGGCCGCGGGCGTCGCGGTCGGCGCCGGCATCATTGCCACGGTGCTGTTCTTCCAGGCCACCGGCATGGTCCGCAACGAGCCGACGGCGCTGGCCGCGGCCGAGGCGATGCAGGCGGCCGAGATCCTGTTCGCGACCCTGTTCGGCGTGCTCTGGCTCGGCGAAGCATGGCCACAGGGACGCGCACTGGGGGGCGCGCTGCTGGTGATCGCCGGCATCGTCGCCTTCAGCCTGGTCGCCGCCCGCGCCGCGGCCGGCAATCCCCGCGCGACCCGGCGCCTGCGCAGCGATCGGGGCGCCTGA
- a CDS encoding ketosteroid isomerase-related protein, which produces MRIDGTRSHDRTTEQVLSYYAAFNRGDWDAMLDLLDDGVAHDLNQGAREIGRDAFAAFLQRMARCYREQLRDIVVMVSPDGSRAAAEYVVHGEYIADDEGLPPAHGQRYVLPGGAFFELREGRIARVSNYYNLQDWIAQVGG; this is translated from the coding sequence ATGAGAATCGACGGAACCCGCAGTCACGACCGCACCACCGAACAGGTGCTCAGCTACTACGCCGCGTTCAACCGCGGCGACTGGGACGCGATGCTGGACCTGCTCGACGACGGCGTGGCCCATGACCTCAATCAGGGCGCGCGCGAGATCGGCCGGGACGCGTTCGCGGCCTTCCTGCAGCGGATGGCCCGCTGTTACCGCGAGCAGTTGCGCGACATCGTGGTGATGGTGTCGCCGGACGGCAGCCGTGCGGCGGCCGAATACGTGGTGCATGGCGAATACATCGCCGACGACGAAGGATTGCCACCGGCGCATGGGCAACGCTACGTGCTGCCGGGCGGGGCGTTCTTCGAGCTGCGCGAGGGTCGCATCGCCCGGGTCAGCAACTACTACAACCTGCAGGACTGGATCGCCCAGGTCGGCGGCTGA
- a CDS encoding MHYT domain-containing protein, which produces MPHDHAIQCVHEPFLIALSFLVSVLGSFTALQLAVAIPAADTVAQRWRAVVAAGAAMGGGAIWAMHFIAMLACNMDVPVTYDIGLTVLSALVGMASCMAGLAIAGTGVFGWSKLVLAGVFMGMGVGGMHYSGMAAMQMPADTHYDMTLVAASLTIAIVASIVALWLAFNLRGWVQMLGSAVVMGIAVCGMHYTGMAAASFIPNGAGPEVLAGGMGGEYLGMGIFAVTTVVLAAMLATSLVRQRQRELVQI; this is translated from the coding sequence ATGCCACACGATCACGCGATCCAGTGCGTCCACGAGCCGTTCCTGATCGCACTTTCGTTCCTGGTCTCGGTTCTGGGCTCGTTCACCGCGCTGCAGTTGGCCGTTGCGATCCCGGCGGCCGATACCGTCGCGCAGCGCTGGCGCGCGGTCGTCGCCGCAGGCGCGGCGATGGGCGGCGGCGCGATCTGGGCGATGCATTTCATCGCCATGCTCGCCTGCAACATGGATGTGCCGGTGACCTACGACATCGGCCTGACCGTGCTGTCGGCGCTGGTCGGCATGGCCTCGTGCATGGCCGGGCTGGCGATCGCCGGCACCGGTGTGTTCGGCTGGAGCAAGCTGGTCCTGGCCGGGGTGTTCATGGGCATGGGTGTGGGCGGCATGCACTATTCCGGCATGGCGGCGATGCAGATGCCGGCCGACACCCACTACGACATGACCCTGGTCGCAGCCTCGCTGACAATTGCGATCGTGGCCTCGATCGTCGCGCTATGGCTCGCCTTCAATCTGCGCGGCTGGGTGCAGATGCTGGGCAGTGCGGTGGTGATGGGTATCGCCGTCTGCGGCATGCACTACACCGGCATGGCCGCGGCGAGCTTCATCCCCAACGGGGCCGGGCCCGAAGTCCTGGCCGGAGGCATGGGTGGCGAGTACCTGGGCATGGGCATCTTCGCCGTGACCACGGTGGTGTTGGCCGCCATGCTGGCGACCAGCCTGGTGCGCCAGCGCCAGCGCGAACTCGTGCAGATCTGA